TATATTTGGTGAAATGCTATCAATCATCTTCAAATCGATTCCTAAGCGAACATCAGATAATCGCCCCATTGCTTCCTTAGAATCAATAATTTTTGCATGAAGTAAAGTACCATAAGCTCTTCCTACACGATCCTCAATCTGTATTCTAGAATCGCGTAATAAAAGGGACCTTGCCTGTTTTTCATGATCAATGATTTGCTTAACCACGCCGTATAGGTTTTCAATTATATCTTCTTCACTTTGTCCTAATGTTATTTGATTTGATATTTGAAAGATATTACCTAATGCCTCACTTCCTTCGCCGTATATTCCTCTAACTGTTAAGCCCACTTGTGTAATTGCGGAAATAATTCGATTAATTTGGCCGCTAATGACTAACGCAGGAAGATGAACCATAACCGATGCACGAATCCCTGTACCTACGTTAGTAGGACAGCTGGTTAAATAACCCCTTTTTTCATCAAAAGCATAGTCTAATTCGGCTTCAAATATATCATCAATTCGACTTGCCATTTTCCAAGCATCGTAAATTTGCAAACCTGGGTACAAACATTGAATTCGAAGATGATCTTCTTCATTCACCATAATACTTATCGATTCATTTTCACTTAAGACGACAGCCCCTTTTCTTGAATCTTGAGCTAAGTTAGGACTAATTAAATGCTTTTCAACAAGAACTCTTTTTTGTAACTCTGTCATATCTTCAAGTTGTATGAGTTCGAAATGGCTAATGTTCTTCATTTCTCTTTGATCTAGAGCTTTTCTAACTTCCTCCACAACAGAAATGGCTTGAGAATCTGTAGCTAATGTTGGAAAAGGGTAATTTTTAAGGTTTCTTGCCAAACGTACCCTGCTACTAATTACGATGTCAGATTCAGGACCATTCCCTTTCATCCATTCACTAATCGCTTGATTAACAAACCGATCCAATCCCATAATTCTAACCTCGTCT
This Tepidibacillus fermentans DNA region includes the following protein-coding sequences:
- a CDS encoding protein arginine kinase, whose protein sequence is MGLDRFVNQAISEWMKGNGPESDIVISSRVRLARNLKNYPFPTLATDSQAISVVEEVRKALDQREMKNISHFELIQLEDMTELQKRVLVEKHLISPNLAQDSRKGAVVLSENESISIMVNEEDHLRIQCLYPGLQIYDAWKMASRIDDIFEAELDYAFDEKRGYLTSCPTNVGTGIRASVMVHLPALVISGQINRIISAITQVGLTVRGIYGEGSEALGNIFQISNQITLGQSEEDIIENLYGVVKQIIDHEKQARSLLLRDSRIQIEDRVGRAYGTLLHAKIIDSKEAMGRLSDVRLGIDLKMIDSISPNIFNELMVLIQPGFLQHYAGEMTPFERDIKRAEIIRRKLTQHSN